A region from the Candidatus Zixiibacteriota bacterium genome encodes:
- the bshB1 gene encoding bacillithiol biosynthesis deacetylase BshB1 — MASDKYDIISIGAHPDDVEVGTGGVLIKLRQMGYRTGIIYLTQGEMGTGGSPEIRAREAQEAADIMGADLLETLNWGDTQLRDLPEYRYRLAEMLRRYRPDIVLAPWMSGGHGKRQSHPDHLAAGQIVTNSIYYATFKKLKIEGETHHVKALFHYFLPPEVAPTFVVDITDQYERWMDALKAHKTQFLNPDKKRDYIWSLETRARAFGALVGARYGQGFRIGEPLKIMDLFCLIRGGDDRDKCSKIERPSKM, encoded by the coding sequence ATGGCTTCAGACAAATACGACATAATCTCGATCGGGGCTCATCCGGATGATGTCGAGGTCGGTACCGGCGGGGTGCTGATAAAGCTTCGGCAGATGGGTTACCGAACCGGTATAATCTATCTTACTCAGGGCGAGATGGGCACCGGTGGATCACCGGAAATCCGCGCCCGTGAGGCTCAGGAGGCCGCCGATATCATGGGCGCCGATCTGCTCGAGACGCTCAACTGGGGCGATACACAGTTACGCGATCTGCCGGAGTATCGTTACCGGCTGGCGGAGATGCTGAGGCGTTACCGTCCGGATATCGTGCTGGCGCCCTGGATGAGCGGTGGCCATGGGAAAAGACAATCCCATCCCGATCACCTGGCGGCCGGACAGATCGTAACTAACTCAATATACTATGCCACCTTCAAAAAGCTCAAGATCGAAGGTGAAACTCATCATGTCAAAGCCCTCTTTCACTATTTTTTACCTCCCGAGGTCGCCCCAACTTTTGTGGTCGATATAACCGATCAGTATGAGCGCTGGATGGATGCTCTCAAGGCGCACAAGACTCAGTTTCTGAACCCGGATAAAAAGCGGGATTATATCTGGTCGCTAGAGACCCGCGCCAGGGCTTTCGGTGCCCTGGTGGGAGCGCGCTACGGGCAGGGTTTCAGGATCGGGGAGCCGCTTAAAATTATGGATCTCTTCTGTTTGATTCGAGGCGGGGATGACCGTGATAAATGCTCCAAAATCGAACGACCTTCCAAAATGTAA